ATTTTATTTTGATAATAAGCGGATTGCGGGTATTTTTGTGATGCATTTCGCGAAGTGAAAGTGATTTGCCACCCATTTTAAACATAAAATTAACATTATATTTAAATCTTAGTATTCAACCCTCCGATTCTTACCTAATATCGATGATGTTTTCGCCATGGACATCGTCATTTCAACACGTAAATAGAGGCCAGCAGAGCCTCCACAACACAGACAGGTACAGGAAACGAACATGTCAGAACAGATCAAAGTGGCTGATGCTGCTGAGGCGCCGGCTGAGCAGTCGCTACGGCGCAATCTAACCAATCGTCATATCCAGCTAATCGCTATCGGCGGCGCTATCGGCACCGGGTTATTTATGGGTTCCGGCAAAACCATTAGCCTCGCCGGCCCGTCGATTATTTTCGTCTATATGATCATCGGCTTTATGCTCTTTTTCGTCATGCGGGCGATGGGCGAGCTGCTGCTTTCTAATCTCGAATATAAATCGTTCAGCGATTTCGCCGCCGATTTACTCGGCCCCTGGGCGGGGTATTTTACCGGCTGGACGTACTGGTTCTGTTGGGTCGTCACCGGCATGGCGGACGTGGTGGCCATTACCGCCTATGCGCAATTCTGGTTCCCCGGGCTTTCGGACTGGGTCGCGTCGCTGGCAGTCGTCGTGCTGCTGCTCTCCCTTAACCTCGCCACGGTGAAAATGTTTGGTGAGATGGAGTTCTGGTTCGCGATGATCAAAATCGTCGCCATCGTCGGGCTTATCGTGGTCGGGCTGGTGATGGTGCTGATGCACTTTAAATCGCCGACCGGCGTTGAAGCGTCCTTTACGCACCTGTGGAATGAGGGCGGCTGGTTCCCGAAAGGGCTGAGCGGGTTCTTCGCGGGCTTCCAGATTGCGGTTTTCGCGTTTGTGGGGATTGAGCTGGTGGGCACCACCGCCGCCGAAACCAAAGATCCGGAGAAATCACTGCCGCGCGCGATTAACTCGATTCCGGTTCGTATCATTATGTTCTACGTCTTCGCG
The genomic region above belongs to Cronobacter malonaticus LMG 23826 and contains:
- the cycA gene encoding D-serine/D-alanine/glycine transporter translates to MSEQIKVADAAEAPAEQSLRRNLTNRHIQLIAIGGAIGTGLFMGSGKTISLAGPSIIFVYMIIGFMLFFVMRAMGELLLSNLEYKSFSDFAADLLGPWAGYFTGWTYWFCWVVTGMADVVAITAYAQFWFPGLSDWVASLAVVVLLLSLNLATVKMFGEMEFWFAMIKIVAIVGLIVVGLVMVLMHFKSPTGVEASFTHLWNEGGWFPKGLSGFFAGFQIAVFAFVGIELVGTTAAETKDPEKSLPRAINSIPVRIIMFYVFALIIIMSVTPWSSVVPTKSPFVELFVLVGLPAAASLINFVVLTSAASSANSGVFSTSRMLYGLAQDGVAPKAFAKLSKRAVPAKGLTFSCICLLGGVVMLYINPNVITAFTMITTVSAILFMFVWTIILCSYLVYRKQRPQLHEKSIYKMPLGKLMCWVCMAFFVFVIALLTLEDDTRQALMVTPLWFVVLGVCWLFIGKKRLANFRR